CGGGTTTCAGACGGCCGTCTGCAATCATTTTAATTATGCTGTCGTATGCGATAATAACCGGGCTGACCTGTGGATTTGAGATCATTAAAACACTCTCCCCTGTTTTTTAATATCTTTATCCGCATTATAACACCCATAAATTCACGTGCAAGAGTATTTGTGTATTCACATATACATATAAATAGCAAGTACGATTATTCTTCCGATAGGGCTGTTAGTCAAAAAAGGCACGCTGGGTCGTGAGAGTTGAATCGTATTTCTAAAGGCGTCTATTTGATTACAGGCAGAGATATGCCGCCTTTAGGCAGGATGCCTATCTTTGCTGAAGGAATGATTGTCAGAGCTTCATTTAAAGCGGACTGTACCGATTTAAACTGTTTGAATCCAAGGTCATTAACGTCTTTCGAAGTAAGACCTTCACTTACGACAAAAATTCTGGCTTTGTCCCTTATTCTGCGGTTTTCCGCTGCTACGGATGCAGCTACAATGTCCGCTTCCAAGTCACCAGGAGAAGTTGATTTTACGAGAGCACTTATTTCTTGAAGTGTCATATTAAGATATTCGCGATAACGGTCATGGTTATTCGCAAGACCTTCATAGCAGGAAGCGGCAAGAATGATGACACCTCCGGTTTTTACAGCGTAATAAGCGCAGGCAAGACCCTTTCCCGCCTGCCAGAAGTCAATGTCCGCAGGATATGAGCTGACGACAACAATGTCAGCTGTGGTCGGGATGATTGTTTGAAAAGATTTTTCTGAGACAAGAGATCCTGTCCTGTGCGCCTTAACAAAATCGCCGGTGAAAATTCCTGCGGGTTTTCCCTTGCAGTTCATTACGACGTTCAAGATAAAATCAAGTCCAACAATTTTAGCAGCCTCTTCAATTGCATGACGACATAGATTGCCATTTATTACGCCAAGAGGTATGTCTGAACAGAAAACCGCAGCTGCATGTGCAGCAGACGTGGAAGCAAAATCACTGATTCCTGGCAGTACGATTTTTGCGCCGCCTGAATATCCTGCATTGCAGTGGGGGACTATATTGCCCAAGCCAACAAGAAGGTCCGCCTCCAATGCGTAACGGTTAACATGGACCGGCACAGAATAGCCTTCAACTTCTATACAGCCCAAGTCAAAGATGTCAGAGCTTACAGTCGCATTATGCTGCCTGACATTAAAACGTTGCAATATCCTCGGACCGAGTTTTTCCCGCAGTTCATCATCCGTCATTGACCTGTGTGTGCCTGGTGCAGTCATGAAACTGATTGACTCATCTTTTACCCCATTCTTATTCAGGTAATTTACTATAACAGGAAGCATCTC
The genomic region above belongs to Synergistaceae bacterium and contains:
- the larA gene encoding nickel-dependent lactate racemase, which gives rise to MKYTIPYGKTHVELDAPEKSVIFTGEMTNLPALSNLEYSIIDALDNPIGTPPFKTLASGKSNIVFLVEDNTRETPLAEMLPVIVNYLNKNGVKDESISFMTAPGTHRSMTDDELREKLGPRILQRFNVRQHNATVSSDIFDLGCIEVEGYSVPVHVNRYALEADLLVGLGNIVPHCNAGYSGGAKIVLPGISDFASTSAAHAAAVFCSDIPLGVINGNLCRHAIEEAAKIVGLDFILNVVMNCKGKPAGIFTGDFVKAHRTGSLVSEKSFQTIIPTTADIVVVSSYPADIDFWQAGKGLACAYYAVKTGGVIILAASCYEGLANNHDRYREYLNMTLQEISALVKSTSPGDLEADIVAASVAAENRRIRDKARIFVVSEGLTSKDVNDLGFKQFKSVQSALNEALTIIPSAKIGILPKGGISLPVIK